A window of the Isosphaera pallida ATCC 43644 genome harbors these coding sequences:
- a CDS encoding ABC transporter permease has product MTTAGTGKRSNPSQPRRSLPRKGRGFDPLRRSLAAIGRGTLATISYLGALKLLTLATLRATIRPPRDAPPLRRAVSAQLAWMLSMGLPLTVLVHVSLGGFLAMQSYYGATFILATGPVVLTGLIRNLSPVMAGLILVGMVGTRCTAELARQGFRISPAYLTAARFWAAVIAGPILGLAGTLTGSLAGAAVAYRWLGVSVQGYFEFGWEMVWFRDVVGLLVKGMLFGGATVLIAALEGLRITEEQPPLERICFRACLISVVALIFLNTSWFLLIYRGGAPFGPTVLPPPSA; this is encoded by the coding sequence ATGACCACCGCCGGCACCGGGAAACGCTCGAACCCATCCCAACCTCGCCGTTCCCTCCCTAGAAAGGGTCGTGGCTTCGATCCCCTGCGCCGATCACTTGCAGCCATCGGGCGGGGGACGCTCGCCACCATTAGCTATCTCGGCGCGTTGAAACTGCTGACGCTGGCGACGCTCAGGGCAACGATTCGCCCACCTCGGGACGCGCCGCCCCTTCGCCGAGCGGTGAGTGCTCAACTTGCCTGGATGCTGAGCATGGGGTTGCCGCTGACAGTGCTGGTTCACGTGTCGTTGGGCGGGTTTTTGGCGATGCAATCCTACTACGGAGCAACCTTCATCCTTGCGACGGGGCCCGTGGTCCTCACTGGATTGATTCGCAACCTCTCGCCCGTGATGGCGGGCTTAATTCTGGTCGGGATGGTCGGCACTCGCTGCACCGCCGAACTCGCCCGTCAGGGATTCCGAATCTCACCCGCCTACCTGACCGCGGCCCGGTTTTGGGCGGCGGTGATCGCTGGTCCGATTCTCGGATTGGCAGGAACCCTGACTGGTTCACTCGCCGGCGCGGCGGTGGCTTATCGCTGGTTGGGCGTTTCGGTGCAAGGCTATTTCGAGTTCGGCTGGGAAATGGTTTGGTTTCGCGACGTGGTGGGGTTATTAGTCAAAGGGATGCTCTTCGGTGGAGCCACCGTGTTGATCGCTGCCCTTGAGGGGTTGCGAATCACCGAGGAGCAACCGCCCCTGGAACGAATCTGTTTTCGCGCCTGCCTGATCTCGGTCGTGGCCTTGATTTTCCTCAACACTAGCTGGTTTCTGTTGATCTATCGCGGCGGGGCCCCGTTTGGTCCCACCGTGCTTCCTCCACCCAGTGCGTAA
- a CDS encoding M24 family metallopeptidase: MSPSLLTIEGFRNRRRRVRQGLPEGCETVVVADPASVAYLTGFSSSPLVFQGSACQAVAVMSGDKVVLIADNQAIKAFGDGVVADDVVTPVFYEGKRSAPLRPSVLINPTIEVIKSLGARKLAVEWHAVPVGILEGWREGSPQADSSNLIDVGPALRAARKLKEEDEVAVLKRSMDAIAAGFAEARRELKPGMTEQDACQLIVGASERFLGERALVYGDFASNPSGRSIRRGGPPTDRVLQAGDWFILDFSVIVQGYRGDYANTFIIDGRPTERQAALYQACLDALAVGESRIRPGVAAREVDRAMRAVFEERGLGENFTSHNGHGVGLAHLEPPFVVPESEDVFEVGDVFTLEPGQYLDGVAAMRVERNYRLGTSGLEVLSSHELTLV, translated from the coding sequence ATGAGTCCATCGTTGTTGACGATCGAAGGATTTCGCAACCGCCGTCGTCGGGTCCGTCAAGGGTTGCCCGAGGGCTGCGAGACGGTGGTGGTGGCCGACCCCGCCTCAGTTGCCTATTTGACCGGATTCAGTTCCTCGCCCCTGGTTTTTCAAGGCTCCGCGTGCCAAGCTGTCGCGGTGATGAGCGGAGACAAGGTGGTGCTGATCGCCGACAATCAAGCGATCAAAGCATTTGGCGACGGTGTGGTGGCCGACGACGTGGTGACTCCCGTCTTCTACGAGGGCAAGCGCTCAGCCCCCTTGCGTCCTTCGGTCCTGATCAATCCGACCATTGAGGTCATCAAGAGTCTTGGAGCCCGCAAGCTGGCCGTCGAATGGCATGCCGTGCCGGTTGGAATCCTCGAGGGTTGGCGCGAAGGCTCTCCCCAAGCCGACTCCTCCAACCTCATCGACGTCGGACCAGCCCTTCGCGCGGCCCGCAAGTTGAAGGAGGAGGACGAGGTCGCGGTACTCAAGCGCTCGATGGACGCGATCGCCGCTGGGTTTGCCGAGGCGCGACGCGAACTCAAACCGGGGATGACCGAACAGGACGCCTGTCAACTGATCGTGGGTGCCAGCGAGCGTTTTCTGGGCGAACGGGCCCTTGTCTACGGCGACTTCGCCTCGAACCCGTCGGGACGTTCGATTCGGCGTGGAGGACCGCCCACCGATCGCGTTCTTCAGGCGGGCGATTGGTTCATCCTTGACTTTTCCGTGATCGTTCAGGGTTATCGCGGCGATTACGCCAACACCTTTATCATCGACGGTCGGCCCACTGAACGCCAAGCCGCTCTTTATCAAGCCTGCCTCGACGCACTGGCAGTAGGCGAATCCCGGATTCGACCCGGAGTTGCGGCCCGCGAGGTCGATCGGGCGATGCGGGCCGTCTTCGAGGAACGCGGGCTAGGTGAGAACTTCACGTCGCACAATGGTCACGGGGTGGGATTGGCTCACCTGGAACCCCCGTTCGTCGTGCCGGAAAGCGAGGATGTGTTCGAAGTGGGCGACGTGTTCACCTTGGAACCCGGTCAGTATCTCGACGGCGTTGCAGCCATGCGCGTCGAACGCAATTACCGCCTCGGCACCTCGGGACTCGAAGTTCTTTCAAGCCATGAACTGACCCTGGTGTGA
- a CDS encoding nucleotide exchange factor GrpE: protein MSTSEPPLDPQQTPSASLKSHQPNAPTERIDFDDPDSILKRQASDGIDEQATEPFALIDPDLVEENDESDINLPGSFNATTVAGETPGDDWRTISESNQSLNLDLQASSAGTTAEALDPSESEEDFEEDPLFERLNMLESRLEEARVEILGRFDQMRQMFEREVRAESNRERIVDRLHAELQEYKNDLLLKITRPIFIDLIQLHDDLGKLIDIELQRISESEPVDLNADWVGASDRVVKTLRDVMQSLEDTLYRQGVEPFVTEGDRFDPKRQRAVKTVPTNDPERSKTIATRIRPGFASGDRIIRPELVAVYAAR from the coding sequence ATGTCCACCTCCGAACCACCGCTTGATCCCCAACAAACACCATCGGCGTCGTTGAAGTCTCATCAGCCGAACGCTCCCACGGAACGGATCGACTTCGACGACCCGGACTCCATCTTGAAACGCCAAGCCAGCGATGGGATCGACGAACAGGCCACCGAACCCTTCGCGTTGATCGACCCTGACCTGGTTGAGGAAAACGATGAGTCGGATATCAACCTTCCCGGTTCGTTCAACGCGACGACCGTGGCTGGCGAAACGCCCGGCGACGATTGGCGAACGATCTCGGAGTCGAATCAGTCGCTGAATCTCGACCTGCAAGCGTCTTCTGCTGGCACCACCGCCGAAGCGCTCGATCCCTCTGAAAGCGAGGAGGATTTCGAGGAGGACCCTCTGTTCGAGCGTTTGAACATGCTTGAATCGCGGCTTGAAGAAGCGCGGGTCGAGATTCTTGGACGCTTCGATCAGATGCGTCAGATGTTCGAGCGCGAAGTTCGGGCGGAATCGAACCGAGAGCGGATTGTTGATCGTCTCCACGCGGAGTTGCAAGAGTACAAAAACGACCTGCTTCTCAAGATCACCCGCCCCATTTTCATCGACCTCATTCAACTCCACGACGATTTGGGCAAATTGATCGACATTGAACTCCAACGCATTTCGGAGTCCGAGCCGGTCGATCTCAACGCCGATTGGGTAGGCGCGTCGGATCGGGTGGTTAAGACGTTGCGTGACGTGATGCAAAGTCTTGAGGATACGTTGTACCGTCAGGGCGTGGAGCCGTTTGTGACAGAAGGGGATCGGTTCGACCCCAAGCGACAACGGGCAGTCAAGACGGTGCCGACGAATGACCCGGAACGGTCTAAGACGATCGCCACGCGGATTCGTCCGGGGTTTGCCTCGGGCGATCGGATTATTCGCCCCGAGCTCGTTGCAGTCTACGCCGCCCGTTGA
- a CDS encoding 1-phosphofructokinase family hexose kinase, producing MILCVTLNPCLDRTLEVPPWNPGDRVRGIRTHEVVGGKGNNLARALRRLGRRCRPVTFLGGSVGSRCARLLKERDGLEGLIVQTASETREILTVRVAPEWVATRPKTPLPPPTAFFDPDPVITSEEAAELTRQVETEMARGGVEALTLSGSSPGPTTHGLYAELIALAKSRRVPVFLDTYGPPLREIWGFWPTVIQLNRDEAADHLELPRDQLDDQRVRELLARWARHGVVLGLVTDGPRPVLARVGRHEVAIDPLAVEVINPIGSGDCLLAGIVDAWLAGAEPLDALKRGVACSLVNVSVWDAGAIDPAAVASFQERLRIRHLQGSEHS from the coding sequence ATGATCCTCTGCGTCACCCTCAACCCCTGCCTGGATCGGACCTTGGAAGTCCCCCCTTGGAACCCGGGCGATCGGGTGCGCGGGATTCGGACCCACGAGGTCGTCGGCGGTAAGGGGAACAATCTGGCCAGAGCCTTGCGACGCCTGGGGAGACGCTGTCGTCCCGTCACCTTTCTGGGTGGGTCAGTGGGATCGCGTTGCGCGCGTCTCTTGAAGGAGCGGGACGGTTTGGAGGGTCTGATTGTCCAAACCGCATCGGAGACGCGGGAAATCCTTACGGTTCGGGTCGCCCCAGAATGGGTTGCCACACGGCCCAAGACCCCTCTTCCTCCCCCTACCGCCTTTTTCGACCCCGACCCGGTGATCACCTCCGAGGAGGCGGCCGAACTGACACGCCAAGTCGAAACGGAAATGGCCCGCGGCGGTGTCGAGGCGCTGACGTTGTCCGGTTCCAGTCCCGGACCGACCACCCACGGACTCTACGCCGAACTTATCGCGTTGGCCAAGTCCCGACGAGTGCCGGTCTTTCTCGACACTTACGGCCCGCCACTACGCGAAATCTGGGGTTTTTGGCCCACGGTGATCCAACTCAACCGTGACGAGGCGGCCGACCACTTGGAACTGCCCCGCGACCAACTCGACGATCAGCGGGTCAGGGAGCTTCTTGCCCGCTGGGCTCGTCATGGGGTGGTCTTGGGGCTAGTCACCGATGGCCCGCGACCGGTCCTGGCACGGGTTGGACGCCACGAGGTGGCAATCGATCCCCTTGCCGTGGAGGTCATCAACCCGATTGGCTCGGGCGACTGTCTGCTGGCGGGCATCGTGGACGCCTGGCTTGCCGGTGCCGAGCCGCTGGATGCCCTCAAACGCGGCGTCGCCTGCTCCTTGGTCAATGTCTCGGTTTGGGATGCCGGCGCGATCGATCCGGCGGCTGTCGCTTCGTTTCAAGAACGGCTTCGCATCCGTCACCTCCAAGGATCGGAACATTCCTAA
- the hisF gene encoding imidazole glycerol phosphate synthase subunit HisF: MLTKRIIPCLDVDAGRVVKGTNFVNLRDAGDPVEVAARYDRDGADELVFLDITASHEARPILLEVVRRTAEVCFMPLTVGGGIRTLEEIRELLNAGADKVSINSAAVRDPDFVAAAARRFGRQCIVVNIDPKRVQRDGREVWEVHIRGGREPTGLEAVDWARRVERLGAGEIVLTSMDADGTKAGYDLPMTQAVAEAVEIPVVASGGAGHPDHLYDVLTLGGASAALAASIFHFNEYPIPVVKEYLTRRGLPVRQVGSAHPVV; this comes from the coding sequence ATGCTCACCAAACGAATCATCCCCTGCCTGGACGTAGACGCCGGCCGGGTCGTCAAGGGGACGAACTTCGTCAATCTGCGAGACGCGGGTGATCCGGTCGAGGTGGCCGCGCGATACGACCGCGACGGGGCCGATGAACTCGTCTTTCTGGACATCACCGCCAGCCATGAGGCTCGTCCCATTTTGCTCGAGGTGGTGCGGCGCACCGCCGAGGTCTGCTTCATGCCATTGACCGTCGGCGGCGGCATCCGCACCTTGGAGGAAATCCGAGAGCTGCTCAACGCGGGGGCCGACAAGGTGTCGATCAACTCCGCGGCGGTCCGTGACCCCGACTTCGTGGCCGCTGCCGCTCGGCGATTCGGCCGCCAGTGCATCGTCGTCAACATCGACCCCAAACGGGTTCAACGCGACGGCCGCGAGGTCTGGGAGGTTCATATTCGCGGCGGACGCGAACCCACCGGTCTGGAGGCGGTCGATTGGGCGCGACGAGTGGAACGGTTGGGGGCCGGCGAGATCGTTCTGACCAGCATGGATGCTGACGGGACCAAAGCCGGGTATGATTTACCCATGACCCAAGCCGTCGCCGAGGCGGTGGAGATTCCCGTCGTGGCCTCCGGCGGCGCAGGTCATCCCGACCACCTCTACGATGTTCTCACCCTGGGCGGAGCTTCGGCAGCGTTGGCGGCCAGCATCTTCCACTTCAACGAGTATCCCATCCCCGTGGTCAAGGAGTACCTGACCCGTCGTGGTTTGCCCGTGCGTCAGGTTGGTTCGGCCCATCCCGTCGTGTGA
- a CDS encoding type IV pilus twitching motility protein PilT has product MSIDPLQHRHHGPLAVPAKATIEPGQSEPEANKLFRWVMKHKGSDLHLKVGVPPAMRLAGTLRFSNWPALTIEDMERLMLPLLSSRQREILDDTGGVDFAHIIFDGKLETRFRVNLFRQRGRLSLVARRVNTEIPNFEALGLPPVLGEIASHDQGIIILAGVTGSGKSTTIASMLDYINHREACNIVTIEDPIEFTFTDDKSIFHQREVGIDVIDWDTALKHAVRQDPDIILVGEMRDRDTFSAALHAAETGHLVFGTIHASSAPSTIGRILDLFPRDMHPAMRQSLEFNLKAIIAQKLLKTSKEWAAKTGQTRVPTCEIMRTNPIIRKLILNEEDHKLADAIRMGKEEGMQDFTESLRGLVVAEKIDRATAFEVAPSVEALKMALKGITINQPGIL; this is encoded by the coding sequence ATGTCTATCGATCCCCTTCAACACCGCCATCACGGTCCCCTGGCCGTGCCCGCCAAAGCGACGATCGAGCCGGGCCAATCCGAGCCCGAGGCCAACAAATTGTTCCGTTGGGTGATGAAGCACAAAGGGTCCGATCTGCATCTCAAGGTCGGGGTGCCCCCAGCGATGCGTCTGGCGGGCACCTTGCGGTTCTCCAACTGGCCGGCGCTGACGATCGAGGACATGGAACGGCTGATGCTGCCGCTGCTCTCCAGCCGTCAGCGGGAAATCCTGGACGACACCGGCGGCGTCGATTTTGCCCACATCATCTTCGACGGCAAGCTGGAGACCCGGTTCCGGGTCAACCTGTTTCGCCAACGCGGCCGGCTCTCGCTGGTGGCCCGCCGGGTCAACACCGAAATCCCTAACTTCGAGGCGTTAGGGCTGCCGCCGGTGCTGGGCGAGATCGCCTCGCACGACCAAGGAATCATCATCCTCGCGGGTGTCACCGGATCAGGCAAATCGACCACCATCGCCTCCATGCTTGATTATATCAACCACCGGGAAGCTTGCAATATTGTCACGATTGAAGACCCCATTGAGTTCACCTTCACCGACGACAAGTCGATCTTTCACCAACGTGAGGTCGGCATCGACGTGATCGACTGGGACACCGCGCTGAAGCACGCGGTGCGCCAAGACCCTGACATCATCCTGGTGGGTGAAATGAGGGATCGTGACACATTCTCCGCGGCGCTCCATGCGGCAGAGACGGGTCACCTGGTGTTCGGCACGATCCACGCCTCCAGCGCGCCCTCGACGATCGGTCGGATTCTCGACCTGTTCCCCCGCGATATGCACCCGGCGATGCGTCAATCGCTGGAGTTCAACCTCAAGGCGATCATCGCCCAAAAGCTGCTCAAAACCAGTAAGGAATGGGCGGCCAAGACCGGCCAAACCCGAGTGCCCACCTGTGAGATCATGCGGACTAATCCTATCATCCGCAAGCTGATCCTCAACGAGGAGGACCACAAGCTGGCCGACGCCATCCGCATGGGGAAGGAGGAGGGGATGCAGGATTTCACTGAAAGCTTGCGCGGACTGGTGGTGGCCGAAAAGATTGACCGCGCCACTGCGTTCGAGGTCGCCCCCAGCGTCGAAGCGTTGAAGATGGCCCTCAAAGGGATTACCATCAATCAACCCGGCATTCTCTAA
- a CDS encoding GspE/PulE family protein has protein sequence MSRLRRVAVALVATLAPLTWTDSVNAASGILLLQANPADLAGQVGEAAQPPASPGLPPSGGFYLDPLKLVPLILLFLLWVWSTNWAGRDANELGLVSAKKWNAFMVAGGVVGFLLALAIPIYFVGLITLLLLQFGPLLAYVGVRNQLVEEEEKVLTPYHIGEILNGLLAQANIRPVFNRGGGETVLGPPVDIICKTRFEENPDPERLGKADESDFLFPAKELLHDAILSRATEILLEPTAEQLAVTYKVDGLPVAAEPFDKETGLGVLEVLKILGGMDPAERRKTQTGGFIAKSEGQELDVRIRAAGQKGGDKMRLKFINLKPTVATLEDLGLAEKTLDSLRELLAMNNAGMLVVATLPEQGKTTTLFTLIREIDRYTRNIYTIEKEIELKLDNIIQHEIDPAKELTASVLLTKILKQDCDVLMISDLEDKETATLACQAAANGRLVIVGVNAPDAVSGLMKLYELQVDPMLLGSVLIGSVSQRLVRLLEEDIKEPWTPKPEFLQKLGLSPNQVEALYRVPTDPAMIPPGSNGYLGRAAIFELLVVNDPIKELLRDTPSASAIKAEARKAGMTTLREDGVRLVAQGKTSVDELQRVLNLK, from the coding sequence ATGAGCCGCCTTCGTCGCGTCGCCGTCGCCCTGGTGGCGACGCTGGCCCCTCTGACGTGGACCGATTCCGTCAATGCCGCCAGTGGAATCCTGCTGCTTCAGGCGAATCCCGCCGACCTGGCCGGTCAGGTCGGAGAGGCCGCTCAGCCACCCGCCTCGCCCGGGCTTCCCCCCAGCGGTGGATTTTATCTCGACCCCCTCAAATTGGTTCCGCTCATCCTGCTGTTTTTGCTTTGGGTCTGGTCGACGAACTGGGCTGGACGCGACGCCAACGAGCTCGGGTTGGTCTCGGCCAAGAAGTGGAACGCCTTTATGGTCGCAGGGGGCGTCGTCGGCTTTCTTTTGGCGTTGGCCATTCCGATTTATTTCGTGGGCCTCATCACGCTGCTTCTGCTTCAATTCGGCCCCTTGTTGGCCTATGTGGGCGTCCGCAACCAACTCGTCGAGGAGGAGGAGAAAGTCCTCACCCCCTACCATATTGGCGAAATTCTGAATGGTTTGCTCGCCCAGGCCAACATCAGACCGGTGTTCAACAGAGGAGGGGGCGAAACGGTTCTCGGTCCCCCAGTGGACATTATTTGCAAGACGCGGTTTGAGGAGAACCCAGACCCCGAGCGATTGGGCAAGGCCGACGAGTCCGACTTCCTCTTCCCCGCCAAAGAACTCCTTCACGACGCCATCTTGTCCCGGGCCACTGAAATCCTCCTGGAACCAACCGCCGAACAACTTGCCGTCACCTACAAAGTCGATGGCCTGCCGGTCGCGGCCGAACCGTTCGACAAGGAAACCGGGCTCGGCGTGCTGGAGGTACTCAAAATTCTAGGCGGCATGGATCCCGCCGAACGCCGCAAAACCCAAACCGGCGGGTTCATCGCCAAGTCCGAAGGTCAAGAACTGGATGTTCGCATTCGGGCCGCGGGTCAAAAAGGCGGCGACAAGATGCGGTTGAAGTTCATCAACCTCAAGCCCACCGTTGCGACCTTGGAAGACTTGGGACTGGCCGAAAAGACCCTGGATAGCCTACGCGAACTGCTGGCGATGAACAACGCCGGAATGCTCGTGGTCGCCACCCTCCCCGAACAAGGCAAAACCACGACCCTGTTCACCCTCATTCGGGAAATCGACCGCTACACCCGTAATATCTACACCATTGAAAAGGAAATTGAACTTAAACTGGATAACATTATTCAACACGAGATCGACCCGGCCAAGGAATTGACTGCTTCGGTGCTGTTGACCAAGATTTTGAAACAGGATTGCGATGTGCTCATGATCTCCGACCTGGAGGACAAGGAGACCGCGACCCTCGCCTGTCAGGCCGCCGCCAACGGTCGCTTGGTCATCGTGGGAGTCAATGCCCCCGACGCGGTCAGCGGCTTGATGAAGCTGTATGAGCTCCAGGTCGATCCGATGTTGCTGGGTTCGGTGTTGATCGGCTCGGTGTCGCAACGTCTGGTGCGGTTGTTGGAGGAGGACATCAAAGAACCCTGGACCCCCAAGCCGGAGTTCCTCCAGAAACTCGGCCTCTCGCCCAACCAGGTCGAAGCCCTCTACCGCGTGCCGACCGATCCGGCCATGATCCCGCCGGGAAGCAATGGCTACTTGGGACGCGCGGCCATCTTTGAGTTGTTGGTGGTCAACGACCCCATTAAGGAACTGCTCCGCGACACGCCCTCCGCTAGCGCCATCAAAGCCGAAGCCCGTAAGGCCGGGATGACTACGTTGCGCGAGGATGGCGTGCGGTTGGTCGCGCAGGGCAAAACTTCGGTGGACGAGCTTCAACGGGTGTTGAACCTCAAGTGA